From Crassaminicella indica, one genomic window encodes:
- the whiA gene encoding DNA-binding protein WhiA: protein MSFSMKTKNELARIIPEDRCCQLAELSALIRMSGTIQLMGYEKVNVKIVTENAAIARKIFTLLKKCFGIHTELRVRRNKLLKKNNHYVIIISGNVGANDILEELGILKIDNGQFSIDYNVPSELINNKCCKRSYLRGAFLGAGSVSDPEKTYHLEFVTSSEEHSEGLKALINTFELGAKIVQRKNSYVVYLKEGDKIVDLLNIIGAHLALLKLENIRIVKQVRNNVNRIVNCETANLSKIVNASLRQIENIEYIQKTVGFKVLPDNLREIAELRLNYKEASLKELGQMLNPPVGKSGVNHRLRKIEKIAEKIKSQ from the coding sequence ATGTCCTTTTCTATGAAGACGAAGAATGAGTTAGCAAGGATTATCCCGGAAGATAGATGCTGCCAGTTAGCTGAGTTATCAGCATTGATTCGAATGAGTGGGACAATACAATTAATGGGTTATGAAAAAGTAAATGTGAAAATTGTGACGGAAAATGCTGCTATTGCGAGGAAAATTTTTACATTGTTAAAAAAATGTTTTGGGATTCACACAGAATTGCGTGTAAGAAGAAATAAATTATTAAAAAAGAATAACCACTATGTAATTATTATAAGTGGCAATGTAGGGGCAAACGATATCCTGGAAGAATTAGGGATTTTAAAAATAGATAATGGACAATTTTCAATAGATTATAATGTGCCTAGTGAGTTGATCAATAATAAATGCTGCAAAAGATCATATTTAAGAGGGGCATTTTTAGGAGCAGGATCTGTAAGTGATCCAGAGAAAACATATCATTTAGAATTTGTTACAAGTAGTGAAGAGCATAGTGAAGGCCTAAAAGCTTTGATCAATACCTTTGAACTTGGAGCTAAAATTGTGCAGCGTAAAAACAGCTATGTTGTATATTTAAAAGAAGGAGATAAAATTGTAGATCTACTTAATATTATCGGAGCTCATTTAGCTTTATTAAAGCTTGAAAACATTAGGATTGTAAAGCAAGTAAGGAATAATGTAAATAGGATTGTGAATTGTGAAACAGCTAATTTGAGTAAAATAGTCAATGCATCTCTTCGCCAAATTGAAAATATAGAATATATACAAAAAACAGTGGGCTTTAAGGTGCTTCCTGATAATCTTCGAGAAATAGCTGAGTTAAGACTTAATTATAAAGAAGCAAGTTTAAAAGAACTAGGGCAAATGCTCAATCCACCTGTTGGAAAATCAGGAGTAAATCATAGATTAAGAAAAATAGAGAAAATAGCAGAAAAAATTAAATCGCAATGA
- a CDS encoding NUDIX hydrolase: MREEISAGGVVVFGNAILLLRKYNGDWVLPKGKVKEGEEIDAAAIREVYEEGKAKAEIVKYIGKINYSFKNCWQDHEVVHKTVHWYLMKTRNMDCIPLKEEGFVEARFVHMDRASEMAKYDDEREIIHKAIEEMKKDFNS; encoded by the coding sequence ATGAGGGAAGAGATCAGTGCTGGAGGTGTGGTGGTTTTTGGAAATGCCATATTGCTTTTGCGTAAATATAATGGTGATTGGGTATTACCAAAAGGAAAAGTAAAAGAAGGGGAAGAGATAGATGCTGCTGCAATTAGAGAAGTTTATGAAGAAGGAAAAGCAAAAGCTGAGATTGTAAAATATATTGGAAAAATTAATTATTCTTTTAAAAACTGTTGGCAAGATCATGAGGTAGTCCATAAAACTGTTCACTGGTATCTAATGAAGACGAGGAATATGGACTGTATACCCCTTAAAGAGGAAGGCTTTGTAGAGGCAAGATTTGTGCATATGGATAGGGCTTCAGAGATGGCCAAATATGATGATGAAAGAGAGATTATACACAAAGCAATCGAAGAGATGAAAAAGGACTTCAACAGCTAA
- a CDS encoding gluconeogenesis factor YvcK family protein, protein MNILDWLKPGLKIKRWFFLGVVGIAFMIFGGYAIVHKLFVNQKLLVYSPMILFVGIILIGISLKRGMLSIVTLLDTSETNFKYKIDKKLYEKRILNKGPKVVVIGGGTGLSVLLRGLKKYTSNITAIITVADDGGGSGILREDLGMLPPGDIRNCILALADTEPIMEKLLQYRFKEGQLKGQSFGNLLIAAMNGISDNFEEAIKKINHVLAVTGKVLPVTVEDITLYAKLKNGKVIKGESQIPIKAKEFDSGIDQVFIKPSKAQPLDEATEEIMSADVIILGPGSLYTSIIPNLLVEGIRKAVVDSFAKKVYITNVMTQPGETDGYSVLDHTNAIIEYLKGSIDYVFVNNEEIPQDVLKKYTMDGAEPIRFTKRDSKMLTEKDIKVIKGAFLDIKKQYIRHDADKLSEMIIKLVLKDKY, encoded by the coding sequence ATGAATATATTAGATTGGTTAAAACCGGGGCTGAAAATTAAAAGATGGTTTTTTTTAGGGGTTGTTGGTATAGCTTTTATGATATTTGGAGGATATGCTATTGTACATAAGCTATTTGTGAATCAAAAGCTTTTAGTTTATTCTCCAATGATATTATTTGTAGGTATCATTTTAATAGGAATTAGTCTAAAAAGAGGTATGTTGTCTATTGTAACGTTATTAGATACATCAGAGACAAATTTTAAATATAAAATTGATAAAAAATTATATGAGAAACGTATTTTAAATAAAGGACCTAAAGTAGTGGTTATTGGTGGGGGAACAGGTCTTTCTGTTCTTTTAAGAGGACTAAAAAAATATACTTCAAATATTACAGCTATTATAACGGTTGCAGATGATGGGGGAGGTTCAGGTATTTTAAGAGAAGATTTAGGAATGCTTCCTCCAGGAGATATAAGAAATTGTATCTTAGCACTAGCTGATACTGAGCCTATTATGGAAAAATTGCTTCAATATAGATTCAAAGAAGGTCAATTAAAGGGACAAAGCTTTGGAAATTTATTGATTGCTGCCATGAATGGTATATCTGATAATTTTGAAGAGGCGATAAAAAAAATAAACCATGTTTTAGCTGTTACAGGTAAGGTTTTACCTGTAACAGTAGAGGATATTACCCTTTATGCTAAATTGAAAAACGGAAAGGTTATTAAGGGAGAATCTCAAATTCCTATAAAGGCAAAGGAATTTGATAGTGGAATAGACCAAGTATTTATTAAACCAAGTAAAGCTCAACCACTAGACGAAGCTACAGAAGAGATTATGAGTGCTGATGTAATTATTTTAGGACCTGGAAGTTTATATACAAGCATTATCCCAAATTTATTGGTAGAGGGTATAAGAAAAGCTGTAGTTGATTCATTTGCTAAGAAAGTCTATATTACCAATGTGATGACGCAACCTGGAGAAACAGATGGATACAGCGTATTAGATCATACAAATGCCATTATAGAATATTTAAAAGGCTCCATAGATTATGTTTTTGTTAATAATGAAGAAATTCCACAAGACGTATTAAAAAAATATACAATGGATGGGGCAGAGCCTATAAGATTTACGAAACGAGATAGCAAAATGTTAACAGAAAAGGATATTAAAGTGATTAAGGGAGCATTTTTAGATATCAAAAAGCAATATATAAGGCATGATGCGGATAAGTTATCTGAAATGATTATAAAATTAGTATTAAAAGATAAATATTGA
- the rapZ gene encoding RNase adapter RapZ: MKLVIITGLSGAGKSQAMKSMEDLGFYCVDNLPPALIPKFAELCVHTQGEIEKIALVIDIRGGRFFDDLFESLSVLKHQGYDYEILFLEASDPVLIKRYKETRRMHPLSPRGRIIEGINEERNKLSELKKNAKYIVDTSNLTAAQLKEEIKKIYMDGGISQNITIFIQSFGFKKGILLDADLVFDVRFLPNPHYIEELRPFTGNDKQVRDYVMKWPESIQFVEKLKDLIDFLIPYYIKEGKSQLVIGIGCTGGKHRSVTIANILYETLKEKGHRVIINHRDSVIVRE, encoded by the coding sequence ATGAAATTAGTGATTATTACTGGATTATCTGGTGCAGGAAAAAGTCAGGCGATGAAGAGTATGGAGGATTTGGGTTTTTATTGTGTAGATAATTTACCACCAGCCCTTATTCCTAAATTTGCAGAGCTATGCGTTCATACACAAGGAGAAATTGAAAAAATTGCTTTAGTTATTGATATAAGAGGTGGAAGATTTTTTGATGATTTATTTGAAAGTCTTAGTGTGCTTAAACATCAAGGGTACGATTATGAGATTCTATTTTTAGAGGCATCAGATCCAGTGCTTATTAAAAGATACAAGGAAACTAGAAGGATGCATCCTTTAAGCCCTAGAGGAAGAATTATAGAAGGAATAAATGAAGAAAGAAATAAATTATCAGAACTAAAGAAAAATGCAAAATATATTGTGGATACTTCTAATTTAACTGCAGCTCAATTAAAGGAAGAAATAAAAAAAATATATATGGATGGTGGTATCTCACAGAATATAACCATATTTATCCAATCGTTTGGATTTAAAAAGGGTATATTATTAGATGCAGATTTAGTTTTTGATGTAAGGTTTTTGCCAAATCCTCATTATATTGAAGAATTAAGACCATTTACAGGAAATGATAAACAGGTACGAGATTATGTAATGAAGTGGCCAGAAAGTATTCAGTTTGTAGAAAAATTGAAGGATTTGATAGACTTTTTAATTCCTTATTATATAAAAGAAGGAAAGTCTCAATTAGTCATAGGCATTGGATGTACAGGAGGAAAACATCGATCTGTAACTATAGCCAATATTTTATATGAAACTCTAAAAGAAAAAGGACATCGAGTAATTATCAATCATAGAGATTCAGTCATTGTAAGGGAGTAA
- a CDS encoding PHP domain-containing protein, with amino-acid sequence MKIFADYHTHTIYSHGKGTIQQNVDVAIRKGLREIAISDHGFGHLLFGVKKKNLPKMREEIDAINQSTNKIHVKLGMEANIISKDGKLDIGQETIEKLDILLAGFHFGALPTNIRDCFRIHGNNFLARYFPTVDRKVRVINTDAVVAAIYNNPINILTHPGAKANIDTKEVAKAAAKNGTALEINSSHGFLTVEYIKIAMKEDAKFVISSDAHRPEDVGNVSKGINRAIEAGLSADRIINAE; translated from the coding sequence ATGAAGATTTTTGCAGATTATCATACTCATACGATTTATAGTCATGGAAAAGGAACTATACAGCAAAATGTTGATGTGGCAATTCGTAAAGGACTAAGAGAAATTGCTATTTCAGATCATGGGTTTGGACATTTGTTGTTTGGGGTTAAGAAAAAGAATTTACCAAAGATGAGAGAAGAGATTGATGCAATAAATCAATCAACAAATAAAATTCATGTAAAGCTAGGTATGGAAGCAAATATTATCAGTAAAGATGGAAAATTAGATATTGGTCAGGAGACAATTGAAAAATTAGACATTTTATTGGCTGGTTTTCATTTTGGAGCTTTACCTACAAATATAAGGGATTGCTTTAGAATACATGGCAATAATTTTTTAGCAAGATATTTCCCAACAGTAGACAGGAAGGTAAGGGTTATTAATACAGATGCAGTAGTAGCAGCAATTTATAATAATCCTATTAATATCCTTACACATCCAGGTGCTAAGGCAAATATTGATACAAAAGAAGTGGCAAAAGCTGCTGCAAAGAATGGAACAGCTCTTGAAATCAACAGCAGTCATGGATTTTTGACTGTAGAATATATAAAAATTGCTATGAAAGAGGACGCAAAATTTGTCATAAGTAGTGATGCTCATAGACCGGAAGATGTAGGAAATGTATCAAAAGGAATTAATAGAGCAATAGAGGCAGGACTTAGTGCAGACAGAATTATTAATGCTGAATAA
- the murB gene encoding UDP-N-acetylmuramate dehydrogenase, whose protein sequence is MDIRDVYNRFIEKIQPEQILKNEQMKKHTSFKIGGPADIMVLPKSKEEVQFAINVCKVCNIDYYVIGNGSNLLVRDKGIRGVVIKLADNFNDVNIKGNRVIAQAGILLSALSNRLMKESFKGFEFASGIPGTLGGAIAMNAGAYGGEMKDVLVGAYVVDENGKIIYLDKKDMALDYRSSIIQKKGYVVVEAEMEFEKGDLTEIKEKIKDFTKRRTTKQPLHLPSAGSTFKRPQGYFAGKLIEDAGLKGVRVGGAQVSDLHSGFVVNVDNATADDVIHLMGLVQKVVKDQFGVVLESEVKIIGEI, encoded by the coding sequence GTGGATATAAGAGATGTTTATAATAGATTTATAGAAAAGATTCAACCAGAGCAAATATTAAAAAATGAGCAAATGAAAAAGCATACTTCTTTTAAAATAGGAGGTCCTGCAGACATTATGGTACTACCAAAATCAAAGGAGGAAGTACAGTTTGCAATAAATGTTTGTAAAGTATGCAATATAGATTATTATGTTATTGGCAATGGAAGCAATCTTTTGGTAAGAGATAAAGGAATAAGAGGCGTTGTCATAAAGCTTGCAGATAATTTTAATGATGTGAATATTAAAGGGAATAGGGTGATTGCACAGGCAGGGATTTTATTATCTGCTTTATCGAATAGGTTAATGAAGGAAAGCTTTAAGGGATTTGAATTTGCAAGTGGTATTCCAGGCACATTAGGTGGAGCGATTGCAATGAATGCAGGAGCTTATGGAGGAGAAATGAAAGATGTGCTTGTAGGCGCATATGTAGTAGATGAAAATGGAAAAATCATTTACTTAGATAAAAAAGACATGGCATTAGATTATAGAAGTAGTATTATTCAGAAAAAAGGATATGTTGTCGTAGAAGCAGAAATGGAATTTGAAAAAGGAGATTTGACAGAAATAAAGGAAAAGATAAAAGATTTTACAAAAAGAAGAACTACAAAGCAGCCATTACATTTACCTAGTGCAGGAAGTACCTTTAAAAGACCTCAAGGTTATTTTGCAGGAAAACTAATTGAAGATGCAGGATTAAAAGGGGTTAGGGTAGGAGGAGCACAAGTATCTGATCTTCATTCTGGATTTGTTGTAAATGTAGATAATGCTACAGCAGATGATGTTATTCATTTAATGGGGCTTGTTCAAAAGGTGGTAAAAGATCAATTTGGTGTAGTATTAGAGTCAGAAGTGAAAATTATTGGTGAAATTTAA
- a CDS encoding ABC transporter substrate-binding protein, whose translation MEKGKVGLGTFFLCLLLCAFIIFGPFYFIMKKDLNNIEKKEESFKGVITLWDYPHLDIKTGRRYSWILSKIKKFEKENPGVYIDLKPINVASGPIEIETAIKMKNYPDIAPVGADYSIIQKNVLEPVDEYLSRKELDDYKPQALAAVQADGKIWGFPCMMSTYTLFLNLDLFREEGVNPPKNGNWTYDEFVEALKKLTKDKDGDGNIDTYGFNAFIGANDYNIWGILLSDGAKIFDKKLKYQFYGEKAASGLRKLVDLKLKFKVTPEYFGENSEKEAWESFYKEKKVAVYPTGTWAVNHLYKLKNQGKGFEFDVASYPVGDRGESIAICKNTSAYGIFKQEDKKKLKMCVKFLKFITDEKFQKELDTLGVFPVKKSAGQIYKNDRIMSKIENWLENSKNIKTPNTWTAIEGIIQSQIRQVLLGNKSVEEALKDAKSKVSSYNEIARKMIKE comes from the coding sequence ATGGAAAAGGGAAAGGTTGGACTCGGTACCTTTTTTTTATGTTTATTATTGTGTGCATTTATTATTTTTGGACCTTTCTATTTTATAATGAAAAAGGATCTAAACAATATAGAGAAAAAAGAGGAATCATTTAAAGGAGTTATTACTCTTTGGGATTATCCTCACTTAGATATAAAGACAGGTAGAAGATATAGCTGGATATTAAGCAAAATCAAAAAATTTGAAAAGGAGAATCCAGGGGTATATATTGATTTAAAGCCCATAAATGTTGCATCAGGACCTATTGAAATAGAAACGGCTATAAAAATGAAAAACTATCCAGATATTGCTCCAGTTGGTGCAGATTATTCTATTATACAAAAGAACGTTTTAGAGCCAGTAGATGAATATTTATCTAGGAAGGAATTAGATGATTATAAACCACAGGCATTAGCAGCTGTGCAGGCAGATGGGAAAATATGGGGATTCCCTTGCATGATGAGTACATATACTTTATTTTTAAATTTAGATTTATTTCGTGAAGAAGGGGTAAACCCTCCGAAAAATGGCAATTGGACTTATGATGAATTTGTAGAGGCTTTAAAAAAGCTTACAAAGGATAAAGATGGGGACGGAAATATTGATACATATGGATTTAATGCTTTTATTGGAGCTAATGATTATAATATATGGGGAATTTTGCTTTCGGATGGGGCAAAAATATTTGATAAAAAATTAAAGTATCAATTTTATGGAGAAAAAGCAGCTAGTGGACTAAGAAAGCTGGTGGATTTAAAGCTAAAGTTTAAAGTAACACCAGAGTATTTTGGAGAGAATTCTGAAAAAGAGGCTTGGGAGAGTTTTTATAAGGAAAAAAAAGTAGCTGTTTATCCTACAGGGACTTGGGCTGTAAATCATCTTTATAAGTTGAAAAATCAAGGAAAAGGATTTGAATTTGATGTGGCAAGCTATCCTGTAGGAGATAGAGGTGAATCAATTGCCATATGCAAAAATACTTCAGCTTATGGAATCTTTAAACAGGAAGATAAGAAAAAATTAAAGATGTGTGTGAAATTTTTAAAGTTTATTACTGATGAAAAATTCCAAAAGGAACTGGATACTTTAGGGGTTTTTCCTGTGAAAAAAAGTGCAGGACAGATTTATAAAAATGATAGAATTATGTCAAAAATAGAAAATTGGCTAGAAAATTCAAAAAATATAAAAACACCTAATACATGGACAGCTATAGAAGGGATTATTCAAAGTCAAATCAGGCAGGTTCTTCTTGGAAATAAGTCTGTGGAGGAAGCATTAAAGGATGCTAAAAGTAAGGTTTCAAGTTATAATGAAATAGCTCGAAAAATGATTAAGGAATAG
- the hydF gene encoding [FeFe] hydrogenase H-cluster maturation GTPase HydF, with amino-acid sequence MQNTPRSNRLHIAIFGKRNAGKSSLINALTNQDIALVSNVAGTTTDPVYKAMEILPIGPVVIIDTAGLDDKGDLGTLRIKKTIEVLNKTELAVIVVTAKEGITDFDEEMILKIKEKKIPMVGVVNKVDAYELDKNIIKTWERKYGFPFVRVSAVNKEGINDLKEKMIEIANMEKHEKVIIGDLIEPNDFVVLVTPIDKAAPKGRMILPQQQTIRDIIDHGAVAIVTRETELKETLANLGKKPKLVVTDSQVFERVNEDTPKDLTLTSFSILFARYKGELKPLILGAKKIKNLKPGDKVLICEGCTHHRQDGDIGRDKIPKWLENIVGGKLYFEWTSGTKYPEPQKMKTFDLIIHCGGCMLNPKEMEFRINQAVKNNMPIVNYGVFIGMVTGVLERALEPFPEIKEMFK; translated from the coding sequence ATGCAAAACACACCTAGAAGCAATCGACTGCATATTGCAATATTCGGAAAAAGAAATGCAGGAAAATCAAGTCTAATAAATGCCCTTACAAATCAAGATATTGCCCTTGTGTCAAATGTTGCAGGAACTACAACAGATCCTGTTTATAAAGCAATGGAGATTTTACCTATAGGACCTGTAGTGATTATTGACACAGCAGGTTTAGATGATAAAGGGGATTTAGGAACATTAAGAATTAAAAAGACTATAGAGGTGCTAAACAAAACAGAATTAGCAGTGATTGTGGTAACTGCTAAGGAAGGTATTACAGATTTTGATGAAGAGATGATTTTAAAAATAAAAGAAAAGAAAATTCCTATGGTAGGAGTTGTAAATAAAGTAGATGCTTATGAGCTTGATAAAAATATTATTAAGACATGGGAAAGAAAATATGGTTTTCCTTTTGTAAGAGTTAGTGCAGTAAACAAGGAAGGAATAAATGATTTAAAAGAAAAAATGATTGAAATAGCAAATATGGAAAAGCATGAAAAAGTAATCATTGGCGATTTAATAGAACCCAATGACTTTGTTGTACTGGTAACCCCTATTGATAAGGCAGCTCCTAAAGGACGAATGATTTTGCCACAGCAACAAACTATTAGAGATATTATTGATCATGGTGCTGTAGCTATTGTTACAAGAGAGACAGAATTAAAAGAAACTCTAGCAAATTTAGGAAAAAAACCAAAGCTGGTTGTAACAGATTCTCAAGTTTTTGAAAGAGTAAATGAAGATACGCCTAAAGATTTAACTTTAACTTCATTTTCTATTTTATTTGCAAGATACAAAGGAGAACTAAAGCCGTTGATACTAGGAGCTAAGAAAATTAAAAATCTGAAACCGGGAGACAAGGTACTAATCTGTGAGGGTTGTACGCATCATAGACAAGATGGAGATATTGGTCGAGATAAAATTCCAAAGTGGCTTGAAAATATAGTAGGGGGTAAGCTTTATTTTGAATGGACATCAGGAACAAAATATCCTGAACCCCAAAAAATGAAAACATTTGATTTGATCATTCACTGTGGGGGATGTATGCTAAACCCTAAGGAGATGGAGTTTAGAATTAATCAAGCAGTAAAAAATAATATGCCTATTGTGAATTACGGGGTATTCATAGGAATGGTTACAGGAGTTCTTGAAAGAGCATTAGAACCATTCCCAGAAATAAAAGAAATGTTTAAGTAA
- the hydG gene encoding [FeFe] hydrogenase H-cluster radical SAM maturase HydG, which translates to MNTYNIINEEKINDYLEAGKKASKEEVLAIIEKSRDCYGLNLEEAAVLLQIEEESLLESLFDTARFIKNKIYGNRIVIFAPLYTSNECTNNCLYCGFRSANKELHRRTLSKKEIVAEAKAIERTGHKRILLVCGEDPKKTHIDHITDAVAAIYQHVDIRRINVNAAPMSVEDFKKLKKAGIGTFQIFQETYHRETYKKMHPVGLKADYDYRLTAIERAFEAGIDDFGIGALLGLYDYKFDVLGTLMHSKYMDDKYNVGPHTISVPRLRPALGSGLNKTPYPISDIEFKKIISVYRLTVPYTGIILSTREAPALRDELLSLGVSQISAGSKTNPGGYEEDDREATQFETSDERSLDEMLQVVCEQGHLPSFCTACYRANRTGEAFMELAKDAHIHEFCQPNAILTFKENLVQFASPKTKEKGEKMIKKELEKIEDEKVKAETINRLARIEAGEKDLYF; encoded by the coding sequence ATGAACACCTATAATATTATAAACGAGGAAAAAATAAATGATTATTTAGAAGCTGGAAAGAAGGCTAGCAAGGAAGAGGTATTAGCAATTATAGAAAAATCAAGAGATTGTTATGGACTAAATCTAGAGGAAGCTGCAGTGCTTCTTCAAATAGAAGAGGAAAGTTTACTAGAAAGCTTGTTTGACACAGCAAGGTTTATCAAGAATAAAATATATGGCAATAGAATTGTTATATTTGCTCCTCTTTATACAAGCAATGAATGTACGAACAATTGTTTATATTGTGGGTTTAGATCAGCCAATAAAGAGCTTCATAGAAGAACATTAAGCAAAAAAGAAATAGTAGCAGAAGCAAAGGCTATTGAAAGAACAGGACATAAAAGAATTTTGCTAGTATGTGGAGAAGATCCAAAAAAGACACATATTGATCATATTACGGATGCAGTAGCTGCTATTTATCAGCATGTGGATATTAGAAGGATAAATGTAAATGCTGCTCCTATGAGTGTAGAAGATTTTAAAAAGCTAAAAAAGGCGGGGATTGGGACTTTTCAAATATTTCAAGAAACTTACCATAGAGAAACCTATAAAAAAATGCATCCAGTAGGATTAAAAGCTGATTATGACTATCGTCTGACAGCTATTGAACGTGCTTTTGAAGCGGGGATAGATGATTTTGGTATTGGGGCATTACTGGGACTTTATGATTATAAATTTGATGTATTAGGAACGTTGATGCATTCTAAGTACATGGATGATAAATACAATGTAGGACCTCATACTATATCTGTACCAAGATTAAGACCAGCATTAGGCTCAGGTCTTAATAAGACGCCTTATCCTATTAGTGATATAGAATTTAAAAAAATTATTAGTGTATATAGATTAACTGTTCCTTATACAGGAATTATTCTATCAACTAGGGAAGCTCCAGCTCTTAGGGATGAATTATTATCTTTAGGGGTATCTCAAATATCGGCAGGTTCTAAAACAAACCCAGGTGGATATGAAGAAGATGATAGAGAAGCTACACAATTTGAAACAAGTGATGAAAGAAGTCTTGATGAAATGCTCCAAGTGGTGTGTGAGCAGGGACATCTTCCAAGCTTTTGTACAGCTTGTTATCGAGCAAACAGAACAGGAGAAGCTTTTATGGAGCTTGCTAAGGATGCACATATCCATGAGTTTTGTCAGCCTAATGCTATCCTTACTTTTAAAGAGAATTTAGTACAGTTTGCATCTCCTAAGACAAAGGAAAAAGGAGAAAAAATGATTAAAAAAGAGCTTGAGAAGATTGAAGATGAAAAAGTTAAGGCAGAAACAATAAATAGATTAGCAAGAATTGAGGCAGGGGAAAAAGATTTATATTTTTAG
- a CDS encoding TM1266 family iron-only hydrogenase system putative regulator yields MNKRIGVVAIIVEKKESVEMVNKLLSEFGELIVGRMGVPYKEKNVSVISIIVDGTTDEIGALTGKLGRLYGVTVKSALTKK; encoded by the coding sequence ATGAACAAAAGAATTGGTGTTGTAGCAATAATAGTTGAAAAGAAAGAAAGTGTAGAGATGGTAAATAAATTATTAAGTGAATTTGGAGAACTTATAGTAGGGCGAATGGGGGTACCTTATAAAGAAAAGAATGTAAGTGTTATCTCTATTATTGTAGATGGAACAACAGATGAAATAGGAGCTCTTACTGGAAAACTAGGAAGACTCTATGGTGTTACAGTAAAAAGTGCATTGACTAAGAAATAA